The Halanaerobium praevalens DSM 2228 genome contains a region encoding:
- a CDS encoding potassium channel family protein — protein sequence MYIIIAGGGIAGRNLTKSLVQKHDVIVIEKKQSVAEKIYSRYGAVTVLGSATRIDILKEAGIEKCDVAIAVMRDDADNLSFSLLAKNFGVEKILVRMREPEYENAYEMAGATNIAATMELIVDRFITDIEQPDVRKVASLGDGKAEVSILTIPSDSRISGMKISDIVSQKNFPENCVIAGIYDKAQDRYIVPRGNREIFAGNQVFLVASELDMKSAADFLLNNK from the coding sequence ATGTATATTATTATTGCTGGTGGAGGTATTGCTGGGAGGAATTTAACCAAAAGTTTAGTCCAAAAACATGATGTAATTGTAATTGAAAAAAAACAAAGTGTAGCAGAAAAAATATATAGTCGTTATGGAGCAGTAACTGTTTTAGGAAGTGCAACTAGAATTGATATTTTAAAAGAGGCTGGAATAGAAAAATGTGATGTAGCAATTGCAGTAATGCGTGATGATGCTGATAATCTATCTTTTTCACTTTTAGCTAAAAATTTTGGAGTAGAAAAAATATTAGTTAGAATGAGAGAACCTGAATATGAAAATGCTTATGAAATGGCTGGTGCTACTAATATTGCGGCAACTATGGAATTAATTGTAGATCGTTTTATAACAGATATTGAGCAGCCAGATGTGCGTAAAGTAGCTTCTTTAGGTGATGGTAAGGCAGAAGTTTCAATTTTGACCATTCCTTCTGATTCAAGGATTTCAGGAATGAAAATTTCAGATATAGTTAGCCAAAAAAACTTTCCTGAAAACTGTGTAATTGCCGGTATTTATGATAAAGCTCAAGATCGATATATTGTTCCTAGAGGTAATAGAGAGATTTTTGCGGGCAACCAAGTATTTTTAGTTGCCTCAGAGCTAGATATGAAAAGCGCTGCAGACTTTTTGCTAAATAATAAATAA